The Plectropomus leopardus isolate mb unplaced genomic scaffold, YSFRI_Pleo_2.0 unplaced_scaffold22156, whole genome shotgun sequence genome contains the following window.
tgtgtgtgtgtatgtctgtgtgtgtgtgtgtgtgtgtgtctgtgtgtgtgtctgtgtgtgtgtatttcaggaaatttctaggatttttagacatttctaaaatgttaggATGTCtctagtatttcaggacatttctgtgattttaggacatcagggtctCAGCTCCCTCTGTCGGCAGCGTGTtggatcctcctctggcacttTTTGATCAATAAGCTGGattttggtgcagttttatCTCACACCTTCTGTACTCTGACCGCACAGAACAGTTCCCAGTGTGTCGTCTGATTTTATTGAGAATTACAAACTGGAGCTCACACTTCACACCTGCTGTGTGaatgtttctctctgtgacTGTAAAGACGTTTTATGTGTCACGTCGGTGTTTTTTAGGAGAAGAGCTCCGTCCTGGGTGAACTGGCTCACAAAGCCGGACTCACAGAGCAGATCCTGAACTCGGTGCCGGGGATCAAATGTAACCCGGTCCAAGGCGCCATGTACGCCTTCCCTCAGATCTTCATCCCTCCCGGAGCCATCCAGGAAGCTcaggtgtgtctctgcacgctcTCCTCGCGTTTACTGATGATCTCTTAAACAGAAATGTGTTGTGATGTGAGAATGATTTAGAGGCAGCGCCGTGTCGGTGCACTACCGGGATTTGTACGCAGGTTCATTATGAACCGAAACGTCTCACAGTGTCTCAGCTAACAGTGAAGGTCTCTGTGTCCCCGCAGTCCCTGTCCATGGCCCCTGACATGCTGTACTGTCTCAAGCTGCTGGAGGAAACTGGAATCTGTGTTGTTCCGGGAAGCGGATTCGGGCAGAGGGAGGGAACGTATCACTTCAGGTCAGACGCCAACACTTCTGCCACCGTCATGATGTTCAGCACTTCAGGTTTTTAACATGATTTCAGATCCTGGTCTAAGATTTGACCTGTTAAGAGTTAATGAATGATCatgaaaaacctaaaaaaaaaagtctgtgttattttacaagccttcataaaaacacacgatgtgttcaaggactgtcggaAATTTCAGAATCCAAACATAACAGtctctggctgtgataaatggtcattttggtgatacttttttaaggaaaagaaaaaatgccttttttgttttgaaaaatttccctaaaaaattaaagaaaaaaagtgtctaactctttttctttaaaaatttccttttttttggtgatgcttgttctacagtatatttgtcatgttcaatgtctgacagaagataaatatttaaaccaaaattaacctgatgatatcttcatatctcactgaggatttaaagggaacctttaagctcgacagaaatagtgatttgatgtatatcgtgataaaTATCGATattgactgataaaaaaaaaatattgtgataagactttattaaGTCAAGTTCTTGGTGAAATGTGAACGAACGctgtaaataattttatcatttcattttgattaatttctgaAAAGTGAGTGTTGGCAGATTCCAGCTGCTACATGTGGAGAGCAAAATCTTAAACTCTTAATcgtaaaagtttttttattggAAGAACAATGTAAGGAGTACAAATCACAGAGCACCTAAATTTTcacccttttttcccttttatttcatgttttctccGCCTCCCCTCCGtaacagaaaaaccaaaaacaaccgAAATCACAACAATTCTGACAAAAGCCATGTTGCAGTAACACCAATACTCttaaacagacaagaaaacagaaacattcggatgaaaatg
Protein-coding sequences here:
- the LOC121965888 gene encoding alanine aminotransferase 2-like, encoding EKSSVLGELAHKAGLTEQILNSVPGIKCNPVQGAMYAFPQIFIPPGAIQEAQSLSMAPDMLYCLKLLEETGICVVPGSGFGQREGTYHFRMTILPSPEKLKVLLGKLKEFHLRFLEEYSQQEAPLSRETSKHPD